From the genome of uncultured Bacteroides sp.:
TTCCTTATTATGAAAAATCAGCAAGAAACAATGACCAGTCCGGCTTTACGCGAATACATAATCAAGCAAAAGCAGCGTGGATTTGCAAACATTAAAGTGTTTGAGATTGAGTATGAGAGGCGTATTGCTATGTCATTTGCCTCGTTCATTTTAACGACTATAGGGTTAGCTCTTTCTTCCCGTAAAATCAAAGGAGGAATGGGATTGCATTTAGGACTTGGTATCGGTTTAAGTTTTACTTATATCATGTTTCAAACAGTATCTTCTACATTTGCAATTAATGGAAATGTTCCGCCGATGATAGCTGTATGGATTCCTAACATGGTATTTACTATTATAGCGATAGCTCTTTATCATAATGCTCCCAAATAGAAGGGGTAATAGGATTTAAGATTTGAATAAAAATGAAAGTTCCGCAACCATTGTCTTATAACAATGTTGCGGAACTTTGTTTTTGTTGTATTCTTTTCCTCTAATTAATTGTTCTCTCTTAATTTATAAAAGAAGAGAGTTCAGGTGCAGAGATGTTTTTGGCTATAATTACACCATTTTCATCTAATAAATAGCTACTAAAACCTCTATCCAAGCTATATTCTTTAAAGATTTCAGAGGTTTCACCTTTTGTATCTACGAAACAAACAAGTGATGCTATTTGATCTTTCCGTACTGTTTCCTTAAATACCGACTGATATTCATCAAACGAGATAGAAACAAATTTAACTTTTTTGAAAGAATCTCTGATTGCATTGTTTAAACTAACATTTTGCATTCTGGATTGTGCATCATAACTAGCCCAAAAGTTAATTAGCACATACTGACCTTTAAGGCCTTTCAAATTAAGTTGATGATTTTTGAGAGTAGTTCTGAAACTAAAATCGGGAGCTACGTCTCCAATGTTCAAACCGCCAGTGGGTTTGTCTTTTCCAACAAAAGAAGTCAAGGAAGTGATTAATAATACAACAAAAAGCCACTTTACATACTTCATGTAATTAGGTTTTAGTTAATACTATCCAGGACTGCCCTAAACAGCAGCTTCTACCCGGAACATTATCTGGTTTTGTGCACTTTCAGAAGCGAATTATCTGAAAATCAAAACATTATTTTTAGAAGCCTAAGGCAAATATAAGCATATATTATTTATAATTCCAAATATTGTATCTATTAAGCGACTACTTTTCATATTTTTTATGATAAAACATACAGAAATTGACTACTTTTGCAGCCAAATTAACGAGTAAAATATGAATGAATCAGCAACAGAATTGATATTAATACGTATTACTGGCGAAGACCGTCCTGGCCTTACAGCTTCTGTTACAGAAATATTAGCTAAATACGACGTAACTATTCTAGATATTGGTCAGGCCGATATCCACAATACGCTATCACTAGGGATTCTTTTCAAAACAGAGGAACACCATTCCGGCTTTATTATGAAAGAGCTTTTATTTAAAGCCTCTTCTTTAGGTATTACTATCCGTTTTTATCCTATTTCTGTTGAGGAATATGAGAACTGGGTAAATATGCAAGGAAAAAACCGATACATATTAACTCTTTTAGGTAGAAAACTTTCTGCAACCCAAATTTCTGCAGTTACAAGAATTGTCTCTGATCAAGGTATGAATATTGATGCCATTAAGAGATTAACAGGCCGTATTCCTCTCGATGAGCAAAAGGCAAATATACGTTCATGTATTGAGCTCTCAGTTCGTGGAAATCCTAAAAATCAGGAAGAGATGCAAGCTAAACTCTTGAAATTATCAGGTGAGCTGGATATGGACTATTCGTTTCAGTTAGATAATATGTATCGTAGGATGCGCCGCTTAATATGTTTTGATATGGACTCTACACTTATAGAAACAGAAGTAATAGACGAACTTGCAATGAAAGCTGGTGTTGGCGATGAAGTTAAAGCTATTACAGAAAGTGCAATGCGTGGCGAGATTGACTTTACGGAAAGTTTTCGCAGAAGAGTTGCATTACTGAAAGGTCTGGATGAATCGGTAATGAAAGATATTGCAGAGAAGTTACCAATTACTGAAGGTGTTGATCGTCTTATGTTTGTTTTAAAACGCTACGGATATAAAATAGCAATTCTGTCTGGTGGATTTACCTATTTTGGAAATTACTTGAAACAGAAATATGGTATTGATTATGTTTATGCTAACGAATTAGAGATAATCGATGGAAAACTTACCGGAAGCTATTTAGGAGATGTTGTTGATGGTAAACGAAAAGCAGAATTATTAAGATTGATTGCTCAGGTAGAAAATGTAGATATAGCACAAACTATAGCTGTTGGTGATGGAGCTAACGATCTTCCAATGCTAGGTATTGCAGGATTAGGTATTGCTTATCATGCAAAACCAAAAGTAAAACAGAATGCAAAACAGTCAATTAACACGATTGGACTGGATGGCGTTTTGTATTTCTTAGGTTTTAAAGATTCCTATTTGGACGAACAGGGTAAATTGTAATGCAAGATAGTTGTATTTAGCAACAATTCTTAGCTCATATTACAAATCGTGCATTCTTTTTTGTATCTTTGAATATTAATAATTTGATGAATGAAATTTTCTGAACTTAATTTAAATGACACAGTGCTTCAGGCGCTTGATGCCATGAACTTTGATGAATGTACACCTGTGCAAGAGAACGCTATACCCGTTATACTTGAAGGTAGAGACTTAATTGCTGTTGCACAGACTGGTACAGGTAAAACTGCTGCTTTTTTACTTCCAATTCTAAATAAACTTTCACAGGAGAAACATCCTGAAGATGCAATAAACTGCATTATAATGTCTCCTACTCGTGAGTTAGCTCAGCAGATTGACCAGCAAATGGAGGGCTTTTCATATTTTATGCCGGTTTCCAGCGTTGCTGTATATGGAGGAAGTGATGGAATTCAGTTTGAACAGCAAAAAAAGGGATTGGCATTAGGTGCAGATGTTGTGATTGCTACTCCCGGGCGTCTTTTAAGTCATTTAAGTTTAGGATATGTAGATTTATCACGCGTTTCTTATTTTGTTCTCGATGAAGCAGATCGTATGCTTGATATGGGATTTTACGACGACATTATGCAAGTTGTCAAGTTAATGCCAATAGAGCGACAAACAATTATGTTTTCTGCAACTATGCCAGCCAATATTCAAAAATTGGCAAACAATATCTTAAATAATCCTGTTGAAATTAAGCTTGCTGTTTCAAAGCCAGCTGAAAAAATTATTCAGGCAGCTTATGTATGTTACGAAAATCAGAAATTAGATATTATACAAAGTCTTTTTATAGATGAAGTACCAGAAAAAGCTATTATTTTCGCATCCTCAAAGCTTAAAGTTAAAGAGGTTACAAAATCTTTGAAAAGATTAAAGCTAAATGTAGGTGAAATGCATTCAGACTTAGACCAATCTCAACGCGAGTTTATTATGCGTGAATTTAAAAATGGTCGAATAAATATTTTAGTAGCTACTGATATTGTATCCCGAGGTATTGATATTGACGATATAAGATTGGTAGTAAACTATGATGTGCCTCACGATTCTGAGGATTATGTACATCGTATTGGACGTACTGCACGTGCTAATAATGATGGAGTTGCTATCACTTTTGTCAATGAGAAGGAGCAAACTGCATTTAAATCAATTGAAGATTTCTTAGAAAAAACAATTTATAAGATTCCTGTTCCTGAAGAATTAGGTGAGGCTCCTGAATATAACCCACGTTCACATAATAGAAAAAGTAATTTCAAAGGCAAGAAAAAGTTTTCAGGAAAGAGAAAAGATAAATAATCAGCTTTATTCAGTATAAACAATATTAAGTGACAATATATAAAAGTATTGTCACTTTCTTTTTTATAAGAAGAACTATATTTTTTCGATGTTAGTCTCACTCACAATTGTGAGATTAAATAAATCTACAGAGTCAATTAAGTATACATAAACCTGGTCTCCTACCTTAATATCCGTAGAATATTCGGATATGAAATCCAAGAGCTTCTCTCCTATTGAGTTTTTAAGTTCCTTTCTAACCTCGCTAAGATTTATTTCCTTTTTCGATAAAAATAATGCTCCCGATAACCAAATTACGGATTCAATTTCTTCTTCCAAAGTAAAGAAACGGACCAAGTGTTGTTGGTCTATTTCTATTACTTGCTTCTTATACAAGTTATCAGGAGAAAGAATTAGATAATGAGATGCTATGCGTTTCATTATCTAATTCTCGGTTGCTGCGTAGGTTGATTATTTATATTACGCATATCGTTGCTTACATTCTTCTTGCTTTTACGACGAGGGCCCGATGTTCTGATATCTATTTTGTTAACAGAATCAATAACCATAGGTTGCGTATTCTGCATAACTTCATGCTTAGTAGCTGTATCCTTCTTTAGTGAATCAACTTTATTAATTGGCGACATCTTAGTCATTGATTTGGTATCCTTCTTCACATGGTACCTTGTTAATGCTATCTTATCGATTATTAAAGCATCTTTAGAGAAATGACTAAGCTGATCGTAATAAACAAATCCTTTGATCTCCTTTATTTTGCAAGCAGAATCATTTTGAATTCGTATGTTGTACATACCAGAATGTCTGAGATTTCTTGTTTCAGAAATAATTGAATCAGTGCTATATTTAATATTCAATGACATAACAGCATCTTGAGGATGTTGTTTTGCTGAAACAAATGAGCATCTGATACTCCATAAAATAATATCTTTCTCTTTGTAATTGCTATCAGGATAGATGGTAAAGAAGAACTTATTTGTAGCTGCAGACTGGGTTAACTTATAAAGTTTTTGTTTGTGCCATACGTTTACAGTATCTCCGGTCTGCGACTGTTGTTGTTCATTTTCACCGCTTGAAGCTATTAAATTAGTGATATCCTCTTTTTCAGAAGTTAGTCTTTTAGTAACTTCATCGTAAATTTTCACAAAGTCCTCTGTATTCCGGGAATACCATTCAAGCGAATGATCAAAAGCTTCCTCTGTTATGCCATATTTTTCAAAAACATAATTCATATACAGCGCTTGCTTATAATGTTCTTCAGGTGGCAAATTTGCAGCCATTGATTTGGCTAAATGATAATCTACCAAAACATCTTCCATTTCACCTTTAGAAAGCACATCAGCAGGCATTTTCTTTTTACAAGAGGATAATCCAATGCAAGAAAGAAGAACAAACCCTACAAAAAAATTATTTAGTTTGTGGTTCATCATTATTAATTACTTCTTTTTTAGTAGAATGACCTTCATTCAGATATTTACTATAAAAGAGAAGAAGAGCTACTATACCGCAACTAATGGAAGCATCGGCAAAATTAAATATAGGACTGAAAAATATGAAATGTTCACCGCCAACAAACGGAATCCAGCTAGGCCATGTTGTATCAATTATTGGGAAATAAAACATGTCTACTACCTTACCATGAAGCAAGGAAGAATAACCACCACCTTCAGGCATAAATGTAGCCAATGAAGCATTGATATAATTTTCAGGAACACTTGCACTAAAAATTACTCCATAAAATATGCTGTCAATGATATTTCCTAATGCTCCGGCAAGTATCATAGAAAGACATACTATATAGCCAGTTTTGTAGTTCTTCTTAACAACCTTAACTATATAATAACCAATTAATGATACAGCAATGATTCTGAATGATGTAAGAAATAGCTTTCCGAACAATTCCATTCCGAAAGCCATTCCATTATTTTCAGTAAAATAAATGTAAAACCAATCCCCGCAAACACGAATATTTTCATGTAAATACATTCCTGTTTTTACGAGGATCTTTATTATTTGGTCAATTACAAGTACAGAAATTATAATCAGAACAGATATCTGTCCTTTCGTAATTTTTATTTTCATTTATTTTTTTCCGTCATTTTTAGCTTCAATGCTCAATGTTGCATGAGGCACAGCGCGCAATCGTTCTGCAGGAATTAATTTTCCTGTTTCACGACAGATACCATATGTTTTATTTTCAATACGCACCAATGCAGCCTGAAGACTTTGAATAAATTTTTGCTGTCTTAAAGCCAATCGTCCTACTTCTTCTTTAGACAAAGTATTTGCTCCTTCTTCCAGGACTTTGTATGTTGGTGATGTATCAATTATATCATTACCATCCTGATTCATGATGCTTAACTTAAGCTGATCGTAATCAAGTTGAGCTTTTTCAAGTTTTTCCTTTATTATAGCGCGGAATTCATCCAATTCCACATCAGAGTATCTCGTCTTTTCTGCCATAGTTATATTGCTTTAAAGTTTTATTTATTCTTTTACTACATTTACAAATAGAGAGAAATCGTCAAAATTCAATTCTGTCGCGTCTGTTACATTATCAGCTAAAATGAGAGAATTAGACAATACTTGGTTACAAATATAAGAATTATATTCATTTACCGCATCATCTGTCTGTTCATTTTTAGATAATGTAATTTTTATTTTATCAGTAATTTCAAACCCACTTGATTTACGAATATTCTGAATACGGTTTACTAATTCTCGGGCAATACCCTCTTTACGCAAATCCTCAGTAATTGTAACTTCAAGTGCTACAGTTAGTTTTCCTTCATTAGCAACCAACCATCCCGGAATGTCTTCACTGAAGATTTCTACGTCTGTTGCATCAAGAATGGCTTCATTGCCATCAATCATCAAAGTATATTTACCATTTCTTTCCAGTTCGGCAATTGCATCCTGAGACATTTCTGCAACCTGAGCAGCAACGGCTTTCATTTGTTTACCGAATTTTGGTCCAAGCTTCTTGAAGTCGCATTTTACTTTCTTCACCAATACACCAGCTGTTTCGTCTACAAACTTGATTTCTTTGACGTTCACTTCATTCATAATGAGTGATTTCACGGCTTCAATATGAGCTTTTTGTTCTTCGTCCACTACCGGAATCATAATACATTGAAGCGGTTGGCGGACTTTGATGCTTACCTTACGACGTAAAGCCAGTACCATTGAAGTTACATCCTGAGCCATCTGCATTCTTGCTTCCAAATCCTTATCTATAAGATTTGAATTAAATTCAGGGAATTTAGCAAGGTGAACGGAAACAACATTGTCGCGACCGGTTGCATTGACCAAGTCAGTGTATAATCTATCTGCGTAGAATGGAGCGATTGGCGCCATTAATTTAGCTACTGCTTCAAGACAAGTATAAAGAGTTTGATATGCAGAAAGTTTATCCTGAGTATATTCACCTCCCCAGAAACGTTTACGGTTAAGGCGAACGTACCAGTTAGATAAGTTATCGTTTACAAAGTCAGAGATCAAACGTCCTGCCTTTGTTGGCTCGTATTCATTGTAGCAAGTATCAACTTCCTTGATTAGAGAGTTAAGTACAGATAATATCCAACGGTCAATTTCCGGACGTTCATTTACCGGAATATCAGTTTCCTGATAAGCAAAGTTATCTACATTTGCATATAATGAGAAGAATGAATAAGTGTTGTATAATGTACCGAAGAACTTACGGCGCACTTCTTCAATTCCTTCAACATCAAATTTCAGGTTATCCCATGGAGATGAGTTAGTAATCATGTACCAACGCAAAGGATCTGAACCATATTTCTCTATTGTTGAGAATGGATCTACAGCATTACCTAAACGTTTAGACATCTTATTACCATTCTTGTCAAGTACCAATCCATTTGATATTACAGCTTTATAAGCTACATTATCAAATATCATAGAAGCAATTGCATGCAGAGTAAAGAACCATCCACGAGTCTGGTCAACACCTTCTGCAATGAAATCTGCCGGATAAACTTCACGGTTGTCAAGTAATTCTTTATTTTCGAACGGATAGTGAATCTGTGCATAAGGCATAGCACCAGAATCGAACCAAACGTCAATAAGATCACTTTCACGTTTCATTGGTTTGCCATCTTCTGACACGAGGATAATATCATCCACATAAGGACGGTGCAAATCAATCTTATCGTAATTATCCTTTGTATAAATACCAGCCTCGAATCCTTTATAAGGATTTTCCTTCATAAAGCCAGCCTTGATAGATTTCTCTATCTCGTTATATAATTGCTCAACAGATTCAATACAAATTTCTGCCGAATTATCTTCTGAACGCCAGATTGGAAGCGGAGTTCCCCAGTAACGAGAACGGCTAAGGTTCCAGTCATTAAGGTTTTCCAACCATTTACCAAAACGACCGGTTCCGGTTGATTCCGGTTTCCAGTTGATAGTCTTGTTAAGCTCCATCATGCGCTCTTTGCAAGCAGTTGATTTGATAAACCAGCTATCCAATGGATAATAAAGTACAGGTTTATCAGTACGCCAACAGTGAGGATAATTGTGCACATGCTTTTCAATCTTGAATGCAAGATTGGCAGCCTTCATCATCATACAGAGACTTACATCCAGTGTTTCATCTTTTTCTGTAAGATTAGGATCATAGTCATTCTTCACAAAACGGCCTGCATATTCTCTATATAGTTTAACGTTAACTTTCTCTTTTACAAAAGTTTCGTCAAGTTCATCTAAAGTATAGAATTTACCAGTAAGATCCACCATTGGGCGAAGCTCACCTTTTTTGTTTACCAGTTGCAATGGAGGAATACCTGCTGCTTTTGCAACGCGAGCATCGTCGGCACCAAATGTTGGAGCAATGTGAACGATACCTGTACCGTCTTCTGTTGTTACATAATCACCAGGGATTACACGGAAAGCGCCTTCACCCGGATTTACCCAAGGCATAAGTTGTTCGTACTCCATACCAACAAGATCAGCACCTTTGTATTCAGCAATAACCTTAAATGGAATCAGCTTATCTCCTACTTTGTAATCTTCAAGATTCAGTTCGGCAGCTTTAGAATTAAAGTGCGCACTAACCAAGTCTTTAGCCAAAACTACAGTAATAGGCTCGCCTGTATAAGAATTATATGACTGAACAGCCACATAAGCGATATTTGGTCCTACACAAAGTGCCGTATTTGAAGGCAAAGTCCATGGAGTTGTAGTCCATGCCATGAAATAAGGAGTTCCCCATGCAGCCATTTCTGCTTTAGGATTCTTCATCTTAAACTGAGCAACCACAGTTGTATCTTTTACATCGCGATAACAACCTGGTTGGTTCAATTCGTGAGAACTTAAACCAGTGCCTGCAGCCGGAGAATATGGCTGAATAGTATATCCTTTATATAATAAGTCTTTTTTGTATAGTTGCTTTAATAGCCACCAAAGAGTTTCAATATAGCGGTTATCGTAAGTAATGTATGGGTCATTCATGTCCACCCAATATCCCATTTTGTGAGTCAAGTCTTCCCATTCTTTAGTAAACTTCATCACATCCTTACGGCAAGCTGCGTTATATTCTGCTACAGAAATAGATTTTCCAATATCCTCCTTTGTAATGCCTAAAGCCTTTTCAACACCAAGTTCTACAGGAAGTCCGTGAGTATCCCATCCGGCTTTACGTTTAACCTGAAAACCTTTCATTGTTTTGTAGCGACAGAAAATATCCTTAATGGAACGAGCCATTACGTGGTGAATACCCGGCATACCATTAGCCGATGGAGGTCCTTCAAAAAACACAAACGAAGGACAGCCTTCACGTTCTGTCATACTTTTGGCGAAAACACCGTTTTCATCCCATTTCTTTAGTACATCTTTGTTTACCTGCGAGAGGTCAAACTGAGAATATTCAGTAAATCTCTTACTCATATTTTATGTTTTTTCTATTCTTCCTAAAAATTAAGGTGCAAATTTACAAAAAAAAGGCTATATAGAAACTTTTGCGTTAAATTTTTATAGGAACAAAATATGCCGGATTATTATAGAATTTCGCTTTATATAAAAAAGCAGATTAGAGTGATATTTATATCCTTGTACAAAAGATTGCATTCTTCTGTACAAAACAATTAATTCTTTTGTACAGAAGATATATTTGTTTTGTACAAGATTACACAAACATAATTCCATGAAAATAATAAGTAACTCGTGAAAAATAAGAAACCTCGACACATCTTTACAAAAAAGTCAGCAATAGATTTATGGCTATAATAACACCATATAAATTGTATTTTCTCGTAAAATGAAGCAATTAAGCGTTCTGAGCATTCCTCTGTCTAGACTAAATAGACACAGGTGCTAGACTGCTAGATTACCGCTAGACTTCTTTTTGGAAGTCTAGCGGTAATTACATTCTAATTATCAATTAGTTAAATACCTACTGCTAGACTGCTAGAGTATTTTTGAAAAAAAATCTTTTGGGAGTTCTAAATAATATATTCATAAGTATTTTGCTTCAAGAGCAGATAATAAGCAATAAAATAAAAATGGGAAGACTTTCACAAGCCCTCCCATCACCTAATCATTCATGTCTTATCATTATAGCAATTTATTGTTTTAATTAATGATTACTCAAATAATCTGAAACGCCTTCATCTGTGGCTTTTAGTGCATCTTTTCCTTTGCTCCAGTTTGCTGGACAAACCTCGCCAAATTCTTCAAAATGTTGCAGAGCATCTACTACTCTTAATGCTTCGTCAACACTTCGTCCTAATGGAAGGTCATTGATTACGCAATGTCTTATTACACCAGCCTTGTCGATTAGGAATAATCCACGATATGCTACCGGTGCACCATTACATACCCAATCACCATTTTCATCTGGCGCATAAGCTCCGGCCAGTACTCCGAATTTTTCTGATATCGATTTTGAGAAGTCAGAAACAATAGGATATTTCACGCCCTGAATTCCACCATTTCTCTTAGGAGTATTTAACCATGCAAGATGTGAGTATTCAGAGTCTACAGAACAACCTACTACCGCTACATCTCTCTTCTCAAATTCCTCCAGCTTCTCCTGGAATGCATGTAATTCCGTAGGACAAACAAATGTAAAGTCCATTGGATAGAAGAAAAGTACTACGTATTTATTTCCTTCATATTGTGCCAATGAAAAATCATTTACTATCTTATTTCCGTCTACAACTGCTGAAGCAGTAAACTTAGGTGCCTTTTTTCCAATTAGTGATCTCATAATTTTTATTTTTATATTTAATGTTTTATCTTTCTGTGAGCAAAGCTATCATATAAATTATTTACATCCAAATAAATCCAATTGATACTTTCTATGGGATTATAGACAAAACCTATCATGCGGTTTAATATTTAATTATATTATTCATTCCCAAAATATTATATTAAAACACTTGTCCTTTTAGTATTGTTTTGTAGCTTTGCTTATTAGTTACTTAAACCATAAAAAAGCATTATACTATGAAGTTTTTTATTGACACAGCAAATTTGGAACAAATCAGAGAAGCCAATGATCTTGGAGTACTCGATGGAGTGACGACAAACCCTTCACTGATGGCAAAAGAAGGTATTAAAGGAGTAGAGAATCAGCAAAAACACTATATTGAGATTTGCAATATAGTAGATGGTGATGTTAGTGCGGAAGTTATTGCTACGGATTATGAGGGAATGATAAAGGAAGGCGAAGAATTAGCAGCTCTTCATCCGCATATTGTAGTGAAAGTTCCATGCATTGCAGATGGAATAAAAGCCATTAAACACTTTACAGGTAAGGGAATCCGCACAAATTGCACGCTTGTTTTCTCTCCTGGACAAGCTTTATTGGCAGCAAAGGCCGGAGCCACATACGTATCTCCTTTCGTTGGCCGATTGGACGACATCTGTAGCGATGGAATTGATGTTGTACGCAAAATTGTTGAAATGTATTCGCTATACGGATTCAAAACTCAAGTTCTGGCTGCCTCAATAAGACACACACAACACATTATTCAATGTATTGAAGTTGGAGCAGACGTTGCTACTTGTCCATTGAGTGCAATAAAAGGATTACTAAAGCATCCGTTGACAGATAGTGGATTAGCCCAATTCCTTTCTGATTACAAGAAAGTGAATGGATAAATGATTTATATTTGGTATGTATATAAATTAAAGGATGATTGATCTTAAAAAAATCAATTCATCCTTTTTTTATTAGTTTACAATAAATTTATATCCAATTCCACGAATATTTATTATACGAATTCTTTCGTCTTTGGATAGTTTATGGCGCAGTTTGGTAATAAAAACTTGTAGACTACGAGAATTAAAGAAACTATCATCACCCCAAAGTTCAATAAGCAAGCTCTGAGTACTTACTACTTCATCTTTATTCTCACAAAAACGTTTTAATATTTCTGATTCCCGATGAGATAATTCAATAGAAGATCCTGAGAATGAGAGTTGTTGAGTGATAGAATTGAACGAATAATTACCAATGGAAAAGATTGTGTTTTTCTTCTCTTCAACGAAAGCTCTGCGTACTAAAGCCTTTATCCGGACAATGAGTTCCTGCATTCCAAAAGGCTTTTTCAGATAATCATTAGCACCTAATTCAAATCCTTCTACAACATCATTAATGGCTGAACGAGCAGTAAGAAAAAGTACAGGAGTAGTTTTGTCCGTTTGGCGGATGCGACGCACCATCTCAAAGCCATCTATCTTTGGCATCATTACATCGGCTACCAGTATATCCGGATGTACCTGCATAAAAAGGCGTAATCCCTCTTCTCCGTCTTTGGCTGTTGTAATAAGAAACTCCTTTTCCTCTAGCGTGTCTTTAATAATCATTGAAAGCGTTTGCTCGTCCTCAACCAGTAATACTTTGATTTTGTTAGTTGTTTTCATGGTGTGGCAGTTTAAATATAAAAGTTGATCCTTTTCCCAAAGCGCTCTTTACTTCAATGCTTCCTCCCATTTTTTCAGTAAGTGTTCTTACATAGAAAAGGCCAAGACCAAAGCCTTTCACATCATGAAGATTGCCAGTCGGTACTCTGTAGAATTTATCAAAGATATGTGTCTGTTTTTCCGGAGCAATACCAATTCCTTTGTCTTTTACTTTCACAGAAAGCTCATTTCCTTCATTTTCAATACTAATTGATACATCAGCTTTATCCGGAGAATATTTCACGGCATTATCCAGTAGATTGCTTAAAATATTATACGTATGTACACGATCGGCTTTGATAGTGAGTTCTTCCGGTTCTACTGACAAAGTAAAACAGACCGGTTTATCTGCTTTTATTTTATGCTGTTCTATCAGATTATCAGCAAGCTCTTTTATCTGTATAATTTCCGGATTCAGACGGAATGTTTTCCGCTGCTCCATGCTCATGGAAAGAATCTGTTCAACTAGTCCGCTGAGCCTTTGTAGTTGTTCCAGGCATATACAGAGATACTTTTCGCGTTTATTCTTATTGTCTATAATATTGAAATTAAGCAATGCATCTGTTGCCGCATAAGTTATGGCTATGGGAGTTTTAAGTTCATGCGTAATGTTATTAGTGAAATCCGATTTCATTTCGTCAACTGTTTTTTGCATTAGTATAGTTCTTATTAAATACCAAAACGAAACAGACAGAATAACAAGGATGATAAATGAAGTAAGAAGTATACCCGTCATCTGATTAAGAATCATTCCATCCGTAGGTTCGGTGTAAACGTGATATGCGTGTGCTCCCATAACAT
Proteins encoded in this window:
- a CDS encoding TlpA disulfide reductase family protein; this translates as MKYVKWLFVVLLITSLTSFVGKDKPTGGLNIGDVAPDFSFRTTLKNHQLNLKGLKGQYVLINFWASYDAQSRMQNVSLNNAIRDSFKKVKFVSISFDEYQSVFKETVRKDQIASLVCFVDTKGETSEIFKEYSLDRGFSSYLLDENGVIIAKNISAPELSSFIN
- the serB gene encoding phosphoserine phosphatase SerB → MNESATELILIRITGEDRPGLTASVTEILAKYDVTILDIGQADIHNTLSLGILFKTEEHHSGFIMKELLFKASSLGITIRFYPISVEEYENWVNMQGKNRYILTLLGRKLSATQISAVTRIVSDQGMNIDAIKRLTGRIPLDEQKANIRSCIELSVRGNPKNQEEMQAKLLKLSGELDMDYSFQLDNMYRRMRRLICFDMDSTLIETEVIDELAMKAGVGDEVKAITESAMRGEIDFTESFRRRVALLKGLDESVMKDIAEKLPITEGVDRLMFVLKRYGYKIAILSGGFTYFGNYLKQKYGIDYVYANELEIIDGKLTGSYLGDVVDGKRKAELLRLIAQVENVDIAQTIAVGDGANDLPMLGIAGLGIAYHAKPKVKQNAKQSINTIGLDGVLYFLGFKDSYLDEQGKL
- a CDS encoding DEAD/DEAH box helicase codes for the protein MKFSELNLNDTVLQALDAMNFDECTPVQENAIPVILEGRDLIAVAQTGTGKTAAFLLPILNKLSQEKHPEDAINCIIMSPTRELAQQIDQQMEGFSYFMPVSSVAVYGGSDGIQFEQQKKGLALGADVVIATPGRLLSHLSLGYVDLSRVSYFVLDEADRMLDMGFYDDIMQVVKLMPIERQTIMFSATMPANIQKLANNILNNPVEIKLAVSKPAEKIIQAAYVCYENQKLDIIQSLFIDEVPEKAIIFASSKLKVKEVTKSLKRLKLNVGEMHSDLDQSQREFIMREFKNGRINILVATDIVSRGIDIDDIRLVVNYDVPHDSEDYVHRIGRTARANNDGVAITFVNEKEQTAFKSIEDFLEKTIYKIPVPEELGEAPEYNPRSHNRKSNFKGKKKFSGKRKDK
- a CDS encoding DUF4296 domain-containing protein — encoded protein: MMNHKLNNFFVGFVLLSCIGLSSCKKKMPADVLSKGEMEDVLVDYHLAKSMAANLPPEEHYKQALYMNYVFEKYGITEEAFDHSLEWYSRNTEDFVKIYDEVTKRLTSEKEDITNLIASSGENEQQQSQTGDTVNVWHKQKLYKLTQSAATNKFFFTIYPDSNYKEKDIILWSIRCSFVSAKQHPQDAVMSLNIKYSTDSIISETRNLRHSGMYNIRIQNDSACKIKEIKGFVYYDQLSHFSKDALIIDKIALTRYHVKKDTKSMTKMSPINKVDSLKKDTATKHEVMQNTQPMVIDSVNKIDIRTSGPRRKSKKNVSNDMRNINNQPTQQPRIR
- a CDS encoding lipoprotein signal peptidase, producing MKIKITKGQISVLIIISVLVIDQIIKILVKTGMYLHENIRVCGDWFYIYFTENNGMAFGMELFGKLFLTSFRIIAVSLIGYYIVKVVKKNYKTGYIVCLSMILAGALGNIIDSIFYGVIFSASVPENYINASLATFMPEGGGYSSLLHGKVVDMFYFPIIDTTWPSWIPFVGGEHFIFFSPIFNFADASISCGIVALLLFYSKYLNEGHSTKKEVINNDEPQTK
- a CDS encoding TraR/DksA C4-type zinc finger protein, giving the protein MAEKTRYSDVELDEFRAIIKEKLEKAQLDYDQLKLSIMNQDGNDIIDTSPTYKVLEEGANTLSKEEVGRLALRQQKFIQSLQAALVRIENKTYGICRETGKLIPAERLRAVPHATLSIEAKNDGKK